CAAGGACCATCCGGGCGGCGGCGACCAGGTGTTCATCCAGGGCCACGCCTCCCCCGGCATCTACGCCCGCGCCTTCCTCGAGGGTCGCATCAGCGCGGACCAGCTCGACGGTTTCCGTCAGGAGCACAGCCACGCCTCGTTCGGCGGTGGCCTGCCGTCCTACCCGCACCCGCGGCTGCTCCCGAACTTCTGGGAGTACCCGACGGTGTCGATGGGCCTCGGTCCCATGAACGCCATCTACCAGGCGCGGTTCAACCACTACCTGCACGACCGCGGCATCAAGGACACCTCCGACCAGCACGTGTGGGCGTTCCTCGGCGACGGTGAGATGGACGAGCCCGAGTCGCGGGGCCTGGCGCACGTCGCCGCGACCGAGGGTCTCGACAACCTCACCTTCGTCGTCAACTGCAACCTGCAGCGTCTCGACGGCCCGGTCCGCGGCAACGGCAAGATCATCCAGGAGCTGGAATCGTTCTTCCGAGGCGCCGGCTGGAACGTCATCAAGGTGGTCTGGGGCCGCGAGTGGGACGCCCTGCTGCACGCCGACAAGGACGGCGCGCTCGTCAATCTCATGAACGTCACGCCGGACGGCGACTACCAGACGTACAAGGCGAACGACGGTGCGTTCGTGCGTGAGCACTTCTTCGGCCGCGATCCGCGCACGAAGGAGCTGGTCAAGGACCTCACCGACCAGGAGATCTGGAATCTCAAGCGCGGCGGCCACGACTACCGCAAGATCTACGCGGCCTACAAGGCGGCGATGGAGCACAAGGGTCAGCCGACGGTGATCCTCGCGCACACCATCAAGGGCTACACGCTCGGTAAGCACTTCGAGGGCCGTAACGCGACCCACCAGATGAAGAAGCTCACCCTCGAGGACCTGAAGTACTTCCGCGACCTGCAGCGGATCCCGATCTCGGACGCCGAGCTCGAGAAGGATCCGAAGATGCCGCCGTACTACCACCCCGGTTTCGACGCCCCCGAGATCCAGTACATGCTCGAGCGGCGCAGGGCCCTCGGCGGTTTCCTGCCGGAGCGCCGCACGAACGCGAAGCCGCTGAAGCTGCCCGAGGACAAGACCTACGAGGTGGTCCGCAAGGGTTCGGGCAAGCAGGAGGTCGCCACCACGATGGCGGCGGTGCGTGTGCTCAAGGAACTGTTGCGCGACAAGGAGATCGGCCCGCGCATCGTGCCGATCATCCCGGACGAGGCCCGCACCTTCGGTATGGACTCGTGGTTCCCGTCGCTGAAGATCTACAACCGCAACGGCCAGCTGTACACCTCGGTGGACGCCGACCTCATGCTGGCGTACAAGGAGAGCCCGGTCGGGCAGATCCTGCACGAGGGCATCAACGAGGCCGGTTCGACGGCGTCGTTCACGGCGGTCGGCACGTCCTACGCCACGCAGGGCGAGCCGATGATCCCGGTGTACATCTTCTACTCGATGTTCGGTTTCCAGCGCACGGGCGACGGCCTGTGGGCGGCGGCCGATCAGATGGCCCGCGGTTTCGTGCTCGGCGCCACGGCCGGTCGCACCACGCTGACCGGTGAGGGTCTGCAGCACGCCGACGGGCACTCGCAGCTGCTGGCGTCGACCAACCCGGCGGCGGTGACCTACGACCCGGCGTTCTCCTACGAGATCGCGCACATCTTCCGCGACGGTCTGCGCCGCATGTACGGCGGGACCGAGGGTGTCGACGGGTTCGGCGGTGAGGACGTCTTCTACTACATCACCGTCTACAACGAGCCCTACGCGCAGCCGGCCGAGCCGGAGGATCTCGACGTCGAGGGCCTGCTCAAGGGCATCTACCTGTACAAGCGGGGCCAGGAGTCCGGTCCGAAGGCGCAGATCCTGGTGTCGGGCGTGATGATGCCCGAGGCGCTGCGCGCGCAGGAACTCCTCGCCGACGAGTGGGGTGTCTCGGCGGACGTCTGGTCGGTCACCTCGTGGGGCGAGTTGCGCCGGGACGGTGTCGAGTGCGACCGGCAGGCGCTGCTGAACCCGGGCGAGGATGCCCCGGTGCCGTACGTCGCGTCGGTGCTCAGCGACGCGGCCGGTCCGTTCGTGGCGGTCTCCGACTGGATGCGTGCCGTGCCGGACCAGATCCGCAAGTGGGTTCCGGGCGACTACACGGTGCTCGGTGCCGACGGGTTCGGTTTCTCCGACACCCGTCCGGCGGCGCGTCGTGTGTTCAACATCGACGCCGAGTCGACGGTCGTCGCGGTGCTCGCGGCCCTGGGGCGCGACGGCGCGATCGATCGCGAGAAGGCGGTCGAGGCGGCACGCAAGTACCGCATCGACGACGTCACCGCCGCGCCGGTGTCGATGGCGGATCCCGGCGTCGCCTGAGGTCACCACTCCACGGAGGCTCGTGACCCCGGACACCGGGGCCCTTGGGTAGTTTCGACCCATGGTCGACGAGCCGCCCCGCCGGATCACACGGGTACCGGGTGCTCCCCGTGAGCGCCCGGTACCCCTTCGGCGTCCCGAGCGGGCGCCCCTGCCCGACGCATTGCTCCGCCGGGTCAAGCAGTTCTCCGGACGCCTCGCCACCGAGGCCGTGCACGTCATGCAGGAGCAACTGCCGTTCTTCGCCGATCTCGACGCCTCCCAGCGGGCGACGGTCCAGCTGGTCATCCAGACGTCGGTGGTCGATTTCCTCGAATGGGTCCGCGATCCCGAGAACGACATCCGGTTCGGTTTCGACGCGTTCCAGGTCATCCCGCAGGAGCTGGCCCGGAGCCTGACCCTGCGGCAGACGGTGGAGATGGTCCGCGCCGCGATGGAGTTCTTCGAGCAATGGCTGCCGGCGCTGGCCCGCAACGAGGAGCAGCTGACCGCGCTCACCGAGGCGATCCTGCGGTACGGCCGCGAGCTCGGCTTCGCCGCGGCGGCGGTCTACGCGAGTGCCGCGGAGTCGCGCAGCGCGTGGGACACCCGACTCGAGGCCCTGGTCGTCGACGCGGTGGTGCGCGGTGACCCCGGCCCGGACATGCAGTCGCAGGCGGCGACGCTCAACTGGGACGCGACCGCCCCGGCGACCGTCATCGTCGGCACTCCTCCGCCCGAGGAGGGGGTCTCGGTGGTCACCACGGTGCACGACATCGCCCAGCTGCACGGACGGGCCGCACTGGCCGTGGTGCAGGGCGAGCGGCTGGTGATGGTGGTCAGCGGGGAGCTGCACGGTTCGCCGGAGGCACTGGAGTTCCGCGACGAGCTGATGCGGGCCTTCTCGGAGGATCCGGTGGTGATCGGCCCGACGACCCCGTCACTGGCGTCCGCGCACGCGTCCGCGGTGGAGGCGCTGGCGGGGATGGAGGCGGTGGCGGGCTGGCCGGGAGCTCCGCGACCGGTGCACGCCGGTGAGCTGCTGCCCGAACGCGCGCTGCTCGGCGATCCGGCGGCGATCGCCGCGCTCGACGACTACATCGTGGCGCCGTTGTCGGCGGCCGGGCCGGCGCTGGCCGACACGTTGGACGCATACCTCGACAGTGGGGGTGCTGTCGAGACCTGCGCGCGAAAGCTGTTTGTTCATCCAAATACCGTGCGGTATCGATTGAAGCGGATCACAGAAGTGACGGGTCGGGATCCCACAAATCCGCGCGATGCGTACGTGTTGCGGACAGCCGCTACCGTGGGCCGACTGGCACGAACGCATAACGAAATGAGAACACCTGCACCACCGGTCTCCCGCTTCACAATTCGCAAATCGGACACGTAACACTTCCGGCCCTCGGACCGATTGCCCACGCCGACGTGCAGATTTGTGGGAACCCTACAAAAGTGAGGCCGACGTTTCATCGTCACCGACATCTCGCGGCGGCGGGTCCGGGGTGTTCTCTTGGGATCGTGATTTCGCTGCTCGCCCCCGGTCAGGGGTCTCAGACACCCGGAATGCTCGCCCCGTGGCTCGAGCAGTCCGGCGCGCGTGAGCGCATCGAGAAGTGGTCGAACACGTCCGGACTCGATCTGGAGCGACTCGGCACCACCGCCACCGCGGAGGAGATCACGGACACGGCGGTGACCCAGCCGCTCGTCGTGGCCTCCGCACTGCTGGCCTTCGAGGAGCTCGAGCGGCAGGGCCTGGTCCCCGCGGACACGATCGTGGCCGGACACTCGGTCGGCGAGCTCGCCGCCGCCGCGGTCGCCGGAGTCATCACCGCCGACGACGCCGTCGCGCTCGCCGCGATCCGCGGCGCCGAGATGGCCAAGGCCTGTGCACTCGAACCCACCGGTATGTCCGCCGTGCTCGGCGGCGCCGAGGACGAGGTGCTCGCGCGCCTCGAGGAACTGGATCTGACCCCCGCCAACATGAACGCGGCGGGCCAGATCGTCGCGGCCGGGCGCCTCGACGCGCTCGAGGAACTCGCCGCGAACCCGCCGGAGAAGGCACGCGTCCGGGCACTCCCGGTCGCCGGGGCCTTCCACACCCGATTCATGGCCCCGGCGCAGGACGCCGTGGCCGCCGCCGCGGCGAAGATCACCCCCGCCGATCCGACCCGCACGTTGCTGTCGAACTACGACGGCAAGCCGGTCACGTCCGGGCGCGAAGCGCTCGAGCGGCTCGCCGCCCAGGTCACCCGGCCCGTCCGGTGGGATCTGTGCACCGCTCACCTGCGGGAGGCACAGGTGAGCCGGATCGTCGAGCTGCCCCCGGCCGGCACGCTCGTGGGTATCGCCAAGCGCGAGATGCGCGGCACCCCCACGGTCGCCCTCAAGACCCCCGCGGAGATCTCCGCTCTGGCCGAATCCCTCCAACTCGGTTAGGTTGCTGCGCGCGCCGTCGCACAGCACGGGCACCTCACCGGGACATCCCGGGCCCCGGACGGAAACATCCGGCCGGGTCGATACGACAAAGTCGACAGACGAAGAAGGGAGCCACGTCGTGGCCGCCACTCAGGAAGAAATCATCGCCGGTCTCGCCGAGATCATCGAAGAGGTCACCGGTATCGAGCCCTCCGAGGTGACCATCGAGAAGTCCTTCGTCGACGACCTCGACATCGACTCGCTGTCCATGGTCGAGATCGCCGTCCAGACCGAGGACAAGTACGGCGTCAAGATCCCGGACGAGGATCTCGCCAGCCTCCGCACCGTCGGTGACGCCGTCAACTACATCCAGAAGCTCGAGGCCGACGGCGTCCAGGCCACGAACGACAACGAGTGAGCTCTGCCGTGACCTCCCCTTCTCCTCGGACACTGCGGAACGTCGTCGTCACCAGCCTCGCGGCTACGACGTCGATCGCCGGCGACGTGGACGCCACCTGGAAGGCACTCCTGGCCGGTGAGAGCGGGATCGGCACCATCGAGCGCGACTTCGTCGACGAGTTCGATCTTCCCGTCCGCATCGGTGGCACACTCAAGGTCAGCCCCGACGAGGGACTGTCCCGCGTCGAACTGCGGCGTATGAGCTTCGTCGAGCGCCTCGCGCTCACCCTCGGCCGCACCGTCTGGGAGAACGCCGGGAGCCCGGAGGTCGACCAGGACCGTCTCGGTGTCGTCATCGGCACCGGCCTCGGCGGCGGCGAAGCCCTCATCGACGCGGTCGACAAGCTCCGCGACGGCGGCTACCGCAAGGTGTCGCCGTTCGCGGTGCAGATGATCATGCCCAACGGGCCGTCGGCCACCGTCGGGCTCGAACTCGGCGCCCGCGCCGGGGTCATCACGCCCGTCTCGGCGTGCTCGTCCGGATCCGAGGCGATCGCCCACGCGTTCCGCATGATCGCGTTCGGCGACGCCGACATCGTCGTCACCGGCGGTGTCGAGGGCCAGCTCGACGCGGTCGCCACCGCGGGCTTCTCGATGATGCGGGCGCTGAGCACCCGCAACGACGACCCGAAAGGCGCCTCGCGGCCGTTCGACAAGGATCGCGACGGCTTCGTCTTCGGTGAGGCCGGCGCACTGATGGTCCTCGAGAGCGAGGAGCACGCCAAGGCACGTGGCGCGCGGATCCACGCCCGCCTCCTCGGGGCCGGTATCACCTCGGACGGCTACCACATCGTCGCACCGGATCCGGAAGGCACCGGCGCGGCACGGGCGATGACGCGGGCGATCGAGACCGCGGGCATCACCAAGACCGATGTGGGGCACATCAACGCCCATGCGACGGCGACCCCCATCGGTGACGTGGCCGAGGCCAAGGCCATCAACGCGGCCGTGGGCAACCACGCCGCGGTGTACGCACCGAAGTCCGCACTCGGTCATTCGATCGGCGCGGTCGGTGCACTCGAAGCAGTGCTCACGGTCCTGGCGCTGCGTGACGGGGTCATCCCGCCCACGCTGAATCTCGAGAACCAGGATCCAGAGATCGATCTCGACGTGGTCAAGGGCGAACCGCGTTACGGGCAGATCGATTTCGCGCTGAACAACTCGTTCGGTTTCGGTGGGCACAACGTGGCGCTCGCTTTCGGTCGCGCCTGACCGACTGCGCCCGTTCGCCCCTGCGGTGGGGACTTCCTCCAGGAGGTCCCCGCCGCAGCCCCACCACCACGGCGTCTGCCCGAGGAGCACCCCATGACCGTCCTGGATCCCACCCTCAGCAACACGGCGGTGGACCCACGTGATCCGCTGGCCCGCCTCGAGAAACTGTTCGATCCGGGCAGCCTGGAACTGCTCCACGAACGCGACCGGTCCGGTGTCCTCGCCGCCATCGGCGACATCGACGGCATCCGCACGGTGGCCTACTGCTCCGATGCGACCGTCATGGGCGGCGCCATGGGCGTCGAGGGTTGCCGGCACATCGTCGCCGCCATCGACCTCGCCATCGAGCGCGAGATCCCCGTCGTCGGTGTCTTCCACTCCGGCGGAGCACGTCTGGCCGAGGGCGTCGAGGCCCTCCACGCCGTCGGTCTCGTCTTCGAGGCCATGGTCCGCGCGTCGGGCCTGATCCCCCAGATCTCCGTCGTCCTCGGTTTCGCCGCGGGCGGCGCCGCCTACGGCCCCGCCCTGACCGACGTCGTCATCATGGCGCCCGAGGGCCGTGTCTTCGTCACCGGCCCCGACGTGGTGCGCAGCGTCACCGGCGAGCAGGTCGACATGGAGTCCCTCGGCGGACCCGACACCCACTACAAGAAATCGGGCGTCGCCCACATCACCGCCCACGACGAGCCGGACGCCCTCGACCGCGCCCGCCGCCTCGTGGCCATGCTGGCCGAGCAGGGCGAATTCGACCTCGAGGCAGCCGCTCTCGGCGACACCGATCTGCGCGCGCTGCTCCCCGCGTCCCCGCGTCGCGCCTATGACGTCAAACCCATCGTCCACGCCCTCCTCGACGACGTCGACGGCGAGACGACCTTCGAGGAACTCCAGGGCGGTTGGGCCCGCAGCATCGTCACCGGCTTCGGCCGTCTCGCCGGCCGCACCGTCGGCGTCATCGCCAACAACCCGCTGCGCCTCGGCGGCTGCCTCAACTCCGAGAGCGCCGAGAAGGCCGCGCGTTTCGTGCGGATGTGCAACGCCTTCGGTGTCCCGCTCGTCGTGATCGTCGACGTCCCCGGCTATCTGCCGGGTGTGAGCCAGGAATGGGAAGGCGTCGTGCGGCGCGGAGCGAAGCTGCTCCACGCCTTCGCCGAGGCCCGGGTCCCGCGCGTCACGCTCGTCACCCGCAAGATCTACGGCGGCGCCTACATCGCGATGAACTCCCGCGCCCTCGGTGCCACCGCCGTGTTCGCCTGGCCCGAGGCCGAAGTGGCCGTGATGGGCGCGAAGGCCGCAGTGGAGATCCTGCACCGCAAAGCCCTCGCCGCGGCTCCCGACGACGAGCGGGAGGCGTTGCACGAGCGTCTCGCCGCCGAACACGAGGCCATCGCGGGCGGTGTCGGCCGGGCGATGTCGATCGGCGTCGTCGACGAGATGATCGACCCCGCCGTCACCCGCAGCACCCTCGCCGCTGCGCTCGCCGCGGCTCCCTCGGTCCGGGCGCGGCACAAGAACATTCCGCTCTGACGAGGAGCACGGACGGCACCGGCGCCGCTCGGATTCCGAGCGGCGCCGGTGCCGTGTCCACGAGAGAGCCGTGTCTATGAGAGATAGGGCGTCGAGAGAACGGACGTCCACGACGGAGATGTCCGGGGCAGAGCGGACGCCTTCGACAGAGGAGGCATCCCGGCCGAGGTCCTCGACCGGAGTCAGCCGACGTCGCGTCTGAGCCAGGTCACCTGGGCGCCCTCGTCGCCGCTGCGGTACGGCTCGAGCTCCTCGTCCCAGGCCGTGCCGAGGGCGCGGTGCAGTTCGCTCTCGATGTCGGAGGCGGAGGCGAGGAGGGCCCGCAACCGCATCTCGCCGACGACGACGTCGCCGTTGGCGCTGGTCGTTCCCCGCCAGAGTCCGAGATGCGGTACGTAGCTGAAGCGTTCCCCGTCCACTCCTTCGCTGGGGTTCTCGGTGATCTCGAAACGCAACATCGGCCAGGCACGCAGCGTCTCGGCGAGCCGGGCACCGGTACCCACCGGTCCGACCCACTCCACGCACGTGCGCAGCAGGCCGGGAGCGGCCGGCTGCCCCGTCCAGGTCAGTTCGGGCCGGCAATCGAGGACGGCAGCCAGCGCCCACTCGATATGCGGACACACGGCAGCCGGGGAGGAGTGCACGTAGATCACTCCTGCCGTGGCATCCGCGAACTGATTGGATGCACGCATACATTCACCTCCGATTCGACCAGGACGTCTTCCCCAACGACCCTTGTCGATCAAGGTGCCTCCATGCGGACTGGGTACAAGTGTGCCTGTGTGTCGTGTGTTTCGCCAGAGAACCAGAGAGGTTTATGTGAATTCCGCGATAACCGCTTCCCCGAGGGCCGGCCAGCGCGGTTTCGCCCAGTCTCCGAATGCACGATCAGTAAGTACCACACAGGCAGTGGAGATTTCTGGGTCATTCCAGAGAAATGTCCCCGATTGACCGAAATGTCCGAAAGTTCGGTTCGAATTCGTCGGTGCGGTCCAGTGCGGGTTCTTCTCGCCCCGAATCTCGAAACCCAGACCCCAGTCGTTCGATTTGAAGGAGCCGTAACCCGGCACGATTCCGCGCAATCCGGGGAACTGCACACTGGTCGCCTCCGCGAAGAGTTCCGCGGACACCAGAACCGGGGCGAGCAGTTCGGCCGCGAAGCGCGCCAGGTCGGCCACCGACGACTCGCCACCGTGACCCGCGGGGCCCAGCAGCGCGGAGTTGCGCATCCCGAGGGGCTCGAAGACCGCCTGTTCCAGATATTCGGGGAAGGGG
This region of Rhodococcus sp. Z13 genomic DNA includes:
- a CDS encoding ACP S-malonyltransferase, with translation MISLLAPGQGSQTPGMLAPWLEQSGARERIEKWSNTSGLDLERLGTTATAEEITDTAVTQPLVVASALLAFEELERQGLVPADTIVAGHSVGELAAAAVAGVITADDAVALAAIRGAEMAKACALEPTGMSAVLGGAEDEVLARLEELDLTPANMNAAGQIVAAGRLDALEELAANPPEKARVRALPVAGAFHTRFMAPAQDAVAAAAAKITPADPTRTLLSNYDGKPVTSGREALERLAAQVTRPVRWDLCTAHLREAQVSRIVELPPAGTLVGIAKREMRGTPTVALKTPAEISALAESLQLG
- a CDS encoding serine hydrolase domain-containing protein; this translates as MSSLDLISEWPVDRAAAAVVTRGGGTVASTGDLDAVFPLASVTKLLVAYAALVAVEEGAIELDQPAGPPGSTVRHLLAHASGLAFGERTVQAEPGQKRIYSSAGFEVLAELVEAETDIPFPEYLEQAVFEPLGMRNSALLGPAGHGGESSVADLARFAAELLAPVLVSAELFAEATSVQFPGLRGIVPGYGSFKSNDWGLGFEIRGEKNPHWTAPTNSNRTFGHFGQSGTFLWNDPEISTACVVLTDRAFGDWAKPRWPALGEAVIAEFT
- a CDS encoding acyl-CoA carboxylase subunit beta; its protein translation is MTVLDPTLSNTAVDPRDPLARLEKLFDPGSLELLHERDRSGVLAAIGDIDGIRTVAYCSDATVMGGAMGVEGCRHIVAAIDLAIEREIPVVGVFHSGGARLAEGVEALHAVGLVFEAMVRASGLIPQISVVLGFAAGGAAYGPALTDVVIMAPEGRVFVTGPDVVRSVTGEQVDMESLGGPDTHYKKSGVAHITAHDEPDALDRARRLVAMLAEQGEFDLEAAALGDTDLRALLPASPRRAYDVKPIVHALLDDVDGETTFEELQGGWARSIVTGFGRLAGRTVGVIANNPLRLGGCLNSESAEKAARFVRMCNAFGVPLVVIVDVPGYLPGVSQEWEGVVRRGAKLLHAFAEARVPRVTLVTRKIYGGAYIAMNSRALGATAVFAWPEAEVAVMGAKAAVEILHRKALAAAPDDEREALHERLAAEHEAIAGGVGRAMSIGVVDEMIDPAVTRSTLAAALAAAPSVRARHKNIPL
- a CDS encoding DUF3145 domain-containing protein, which translates into the protein MRASNQFADATAGVIYVHSSPAAVCPHIEWALAAVLDCRPELTWTGQPAAPGLLRTCVEWVGPVGTGARLAETLRAWPMLRFEITENPSEGVDGERFSYVPHLGLWRGTTSANGDVVVGEMRLRALLASASDIESELHRALGTAWDEELEPYRSGDEGAQVTWLRRDVG
- the acpM gene encoding meromycolate extension acyl carrier protein AcpM; amino-acid sequence: MAATQEEIIAGLAEIIEEVTGIEPSEVTIEKSFVDDLDIDSLSMVEIAVQTEDKYGVKIPDEDLASLRTVGDAVNYIQKLEADGVQATNDNE
- a CDS encoding PucR family transcriptional regulator; protein product: MVDEPPRRITRVPGAPRERPVPLRRPERAPLPDALLRRVKQFSGRLATEAVHVMQEQLPFFADLDASQRATVQLVIQTSVVDFLEWVRDPENDIRFGFDAFQVIPQELARSLTLRQTVEMVRAAMEFFEQWLPALARNEEQLTALTEAILRYGRELGFAAAAVYASAAESRSAWDTRLEALVVDAVVRGDPGPDMQSQAATLNWDATAPATVIVGTPPPEEGVSVVTTVHDIAQLHGRAALAVVQGERLVMVVSGELHGSPEALEFRDELMRAFSEDPVVIGPTTPSLASAHASAVEALAGMEAVAGWPGAPRPVHAGELLPERALLGDPAAIAALDDYIVAPLSAAGPALADTLDAYLDSGGAVETCARKLFVHPNTVRYRLKRITEVTGRDPTNPRDAYVLRTAATVGRLARTHNEMRTPAPPVSRFTIRKSDT
- a CDS encoding KasA/KasB family beta-ketoacyl-ACP synthase, whose protein sequence is MTSPSPRTLRNVVVTSLAATTSIAGDVDATWKALLAGESGIGTIERDFVDEFDLPVRIGGTLKVSPDEGLSRVELRRMSFVERLALTLGRTVWENAGSPEVDQDRLGVVIGTGLGGGEALIDAVDKLRDGGYRKVSPFAVQMIMPNGPSATVGLELGARAGVITPVSACSSGSEAIAHAFRMIAFGDADIVVTGGVEGQLDAVATAGFSMMRALSTRNDDPKGASRPFDKDRDGFVFGEAGALMVLESEEHAKARGARIHARLLGAGITSDGYHIVAPDPEGTGAARAMTRAIETAGITKTDVGHINAHATATPIGDVAEAKAINAAVGNHAAVYAPKSALGHSIGAVGALEAVLTVLALRDGVIPPTLNLENQDPEIDLDVVKGEPRYGQIDFALNNSFGFGGHNVALAFGRA
- the aceE gene encoding pyruvate dehydrogenase (acetyl-transferring), homodimeric type — protein: MTDLIHGSDSREGAAPGASGTGPSAKPAGKDNRVRVIREGVASYLPDIDPAETEEWLESFDGMLDAEGPTRARYLLLRMLERANERKVSLPALTSTDYVNTIPTESEPWFPGDEEVERRYRAYIRWNAAIMVTRAQRPGVGVGGHISTYASSAALYEVGFNHFFRGKDHPGGGDQVFIQGHASPGIYARAFLEGRISADQLDGFRQEHSHASFGGGLPSYPHPRLLPNFWEYPTVSMGLGPMNAIYQARFNHYLHDRGIKDTSDQHVWAFLGDGEMDEPESRGLAHVAATEGLDNLTFVVNCNLQRLDGPVRGNGKIIQELESFFRGAGWNVIKVVWGREWDALLHADKDGALVNLMNVTPDGDYQTYKANDGAFVREHFFGRDPRTKELVKDLTDQEIWNLKRGGHDYRKIYAAYKAAMEHKGQPTVILAHTIKGYTLGKHFEGRNATHQMKKLTLEDLKYFRDLQRIPISDAELEKDPKMPPYYHPGFDAPEIQYMLERRRALGGFLPERRTNAKPLKLPEDKTYEVVRKGSGKQEVATTMAAVRVLKELLRDKEIGPRIVPIIPDEARTFGMDSWFPSLKIYNRNGQLYTSVDADLMLAYKESPVGQILHEGINEAGSTASFTAVGTSYATQGEPMIPVYIFYSMFGFQRTGDGLWAAADQMARGFVLGATAGRTTLTGEGLQHADGHSQLLASTNPAAVTYDPAFSYEIAHIFRDGLRRMYGGTEGVDGFGGEDVFYYITVYNEPYAQPAEPEDLDVEGLLKGIYLYKRGQESGPKAQILVSGVMMPEALRAQELLADEWGVSADVWSVTSWGELRRDGVECDRQALLNPGEDAPVPYVASVLSDAAGPFVAVSDWMRAVPDQIRKWVPGDYTVLGADGFGFSDTRPAARRVFNIDAESTVVAVLAALGRDGAIDREKAVEAARKYRIDDVTAAPVSMADPGVA